Part of the Acidobacteriota bacterium genome, CTGGAAAAGAAAGCTAGCAGGGCAGCTGAAATGATAGGCCGAAGGCCTTTTTCAGCAACCTGCTAGCACCTGCTTGGCGATCACCAGCGACTGGATTTCGGTAGTGCCCTCATAGATCCGGAGCGCCCGGACGGAGCGGTAGAGGAGGTCCACCGGGTGGTCGTCCACCACCCCGCGGCCGCCCAAGATCTGCACCGCGTCGTCCACAATGCGCTGCGCCGCTTCGGTGGCGAAGGACTTCGCCATCGCCGCTTCCAGAGTCACCCGCTCGGCTCCGGCGTCGG contains:
- a CDS encoding acyl-CoA dehydrogenase, yielding GMATRALDEALSHAKARRQFGKPLADFQLIQQKIARMATDLTAARLLTYRAAAAADAGAERVTLEAAMAKSFATEAAQRIVDDAVQILGGRGVVDDHPVDLLYRSVRALRIYEGTTEIQSLVIAKQVLAGC